In Pseudomonadota bacterium, the genomic stretch ATTCCGGACAGACCTGCGGGAACACAAAGGGCAGGGAGCCGGGGGGTCTTTCCTCCGGGACAATACCCAGGATCTGCGGGATCACATCTCCCGCCCGCTGGACGATGACAATGTCGCCGGGACGCACGTCCTTGCGGGCCAGCTCATCCTCGTTGTGCAGGGTGGCGCGGGAAACCACGACGCCGCCGACAGTGACGGGTTCCAGCTCCGCCACCGGGGTGAGGGTCCCTGTGCGCCCCACCTGGACGGTGATGGTTTTCAGGCGGGTGCGGGCTTGCTGGGCCGGGAACTTGTGTGCCACCGCCCAGCGGGGAGAGCGGCTGACAAATCCCAGCCGGTCCTGCCAGTCCAGGCGGTCCACCTTGTACACCACGCCGTCGATGTCCATGGGCAGGGAGGGGCGCAGGGCCTGGATCTCCTGGTAAAATGCGAACAGATCTTCTTCGGTCTGGCACAGCCGGGCGGGCTCGTTGAGCATGAAGCCCTGGTCCTGCAGCCATGTGCGGAATTCACTCTGGGCCTTCCAGGTCCGGGTCGACGTCTCGCCCCAGGTGTAGGCCAGAAACCGCAGGGGACGCCGCGCGGTGATGGAGGAATCCAGCTGGCGCAGCGAACCGGCGGCGCCGTTGCGGGGATTGGCGAACAGGGGCTCGCCGGCCTTTTCCCGCTCCTGGTTCAGGAGGGCAAAATCCGCCCGGGTCATGCACACCTCGCCCCGGATGTCGATGATGTCCGGCGCCGGCCCGGCCAGCCGGTGGGGAAGGCCGGCGATGGTCATGACATTGGCGGTGACGTCTTCCCCTTCCTGGCCGTCGCCCCGGGTGGCCGCGCGGACCAGAACCCCGTGCTCGTACCGCAGGCTGCAGGACAGGCCGTCGACCTTGGGCTCGGCCATGAAGGCGATGGCCTGGTCCGGTCCCAGGTTCAGGAACCGGCGGATCCGCTGGACGAAATCGTGGATATCCTCATCGGAAAAGGCGTTGCCCAGCGACAGCATGGGAACGGCGTGGCGGACCTTTGCAAATCCTGCGACCGGCGCAGCGCCCACTTTCAGGGACGGGCTGTCCGGGCGGCGCAGGTGCGGAAAGCGGGCCTCGATGGCCTCGTTGCGCTGGCGCAGGGCATCGTACTCCGCGTCGGAAATCTCCGGCTGGTCCTTCTGGTGGTACAGCCGGTCGTGGCGGGCAATTGCGCGCGCCAGGCGTTCCAGCTCGGCCGCCGCTTCCAGCGGAGTGAGGCTTTCAACCGGGATCATGTTTCACAGCCTTTTTGGGCAGGCTGAACATGACGGTGGTTCCCTGGCCTGGCGTGGAGCTGATATGGAATGTGCCGCCGTGAAGCTCGGCCAGCGATTTGGCCAGGGGAAGTCCCAGCCCCGTGCCCTGCAGTCCGCCCCTTTTGGCTCCGGCTGCCTGGCCGAACGGCTCCATGGCGATGACCAGTTCTTCCGCGGTCATGCCGATGCCGGTATCGCGGACTTTTATCTCCACAGTCCCTGCCTGTTCCGACAGGCTGACGGTGATGGTTCCGCTGTCCGGGGTGAATTTCACGGCATTGGACAGCAGGTTCATCAGGATCTGGCGCACGCGCAGCTCGTCCGCAATGATGACGCAGTCCCTGTCGTTGTCGAAAACCAGCGACAGTTTTTTCTGCGCAGCCATCTGGCGAATCATGGACAGGCAGGCCTGGATGGCGTCCCTGACCGACATGGGCGCCGGGGACAGCTCCATTTTCGCGGCCTCGATCTTCGAATAGTCCAGGATGTCATTGATCAGGCGCAGCAGGTATTCGCCGCTGTCGTGGATGTATCCCGAATATTCCTTCAGGGTCGGGGCGTCCAGCGTGCCGTTCGTGCTGTCGCGGATCACCTCGGAAAATCCCAGGATGGAATTCAGCGGGGTGCGCAGCTCGTGGCTGATGTTGGCCAGAAAGCGTGATTTTGCCCTGCTGGCCTCGGTGGCCGCGTCCCGGGCCACGGTCAGCTCGCCCACCAGAAGGTCATTGTGCACCTGCAGGCGGATGAACTGGTCCAGCCAGATGTTGTACTGGCGGATGTACGAGACGATCAGCATCAGGTACAGCAGGACGCCCACACCGATGGCCGCAAAATACCAGTCAAGCCGCGCAAAGACGCTGAGGGAAAAGGGCACCAGCATGGGCAGCAGGTAGGCCATGACCGCCGGCGGCCAGGCCGACGAGGTAAAGACAGCCCCTGCCGATACGCCGAAAATCACCAGGACGATATAGACCTCGGCCCGTGCGTCGTCTGCCAGGCCAAGGCCCATGCCCAGGATGCCCCAGGCGGTTCCCATGATGCCCATGACGATAATGGAAAAGGTTACCCTGCGCCGGATCAGGGGCAGGTTGTCGCTGCTGGCCATTCTGCGCAGCTGGAGCCACGAGAAAATCCGCAAGGTGCCCGCAAGATAGACAAAAACAACCCACCCCAGGATCAGGCCATGGGGCA encodes the following:
- the ligA gene encoding NAD-dependent DNA ligase LigA — translated: MIPVESLTPLEAAAELERLARAIARHDRLYHQKDQPEISDAEYDALRQRNEAIEARFPHLRRPDSPSLKVGAAPVAGFAKVRHAVPMLSLGNAFSDEDIHDFVQRIRRFLNLGPDQAIAFMAEPKVDGLSCSLRYEHGVLVRAATRGDGQEGEDVTANVMTIAGLPHRLAGPAPDIIDIRGEVCMTRADFALLNQEREKAGEPLFANPRNGAAGSLRQLDSSITARRPLRFLAYTWGETSTRTWKAQSEFRTWLQDQGFMLNEPARLCQTEEDLFAFYQEIQALRPSLPMDIDGVVYKVDRLDWQDRLGFVSRSPRWAVAHKFPAQQARTRLKTITVQVGRTGTLTPVAELEPVTVGGVVVSRATLHNEDELARKDVRPGDIVIVQRAGDVIPQILGIVPEERPPGSLPFVFPQVCPECGSHAVREEGEVARRCTGGLICPAQAVERLIHFVSRNAFDIEGLGGERLQLLYDQGRIREPANIFTLKAREDQRLDKLENVPGWGKKSVENLFRSIENRRTIPLDRFIYALGIRQTGQVTARLLARSYQTIDALMAAMAAAQDPESEAFRDLTSIEQIGPAVATDLLAFFAEPHNRAVLDHLLEQVTVLPFEAPAVRQSPLTGKTVVFTGTLESMSRAEAKARAEFLGAKVAGSVSAKTDYVIAGADSGSKATKARDLGVTVLTEEEWTQMTEQG
- a CDS encoding ATP-binding protein, producing the protein MVQVSSLPHSSQKDRPMDMFPALSQQEKIELARIRIFLNSPMSMVALLVLPALSAVVLWNFLPHGLILGWVVFVYLAGTLRIFSWLQLRRMASSDNLPLIRRRVTFSIIVMGIMGTAWGILGMGLGLADDARAEVYIVLVIFGVSAGAVFTSSAWPPAVMAYLLPMLVPFSLSVFARLDWYFAAIGVGVLLYLMLIVSYIRQYNIWLDQFIRLQVHNDLLVGELTVARDAATEASRAKSRFLANISHELRTPLNSILGFSEVIRDSTNGTLDAPTLKEYSGYIHDSGEYLLRLINDILDYSKIEAAKMELSPAPMSVRDAIQACLSMIRQMAAQKKLSLVFDNDRDCVIIADELRVRQILMNLLSNAVKFTPDSGTITVSLSEQAGTVEIKVRDTGIGMTAEELVIAMEPFGQAAGAKRGGLQGTGLGLPLAKSLAELHGGTFHISSTPGQGTTVMFSLPKKAVKHDPG